From Carettochelys insculpta isolate YL-2023 chromosome 8, ASM3395843v1, whole genome shotgun sequence, a single genomic window includes:
- the GCA gene encoding grancalcin codes for MAYPGFGAYGGYSGQIPGMQMTMGQPMPGAVANMPHGAYSGYSAYSGTYSAAADPMWPYFAAIAGQDGEVDAGELQRCLTQSGISGTYSPFSLETCRIMIALMDRDNTGKMGFNEFKELWAALYAWKQNFMMIDQDRSGTVERHELSQVIAAMGYRLSPQTLTAIVKRYSKNGRIFFDDYVACCVKLRALTDFFRRRDSMQQGYVNFLYDDFLHCIMAI; via the exons ATGGCCTACCCGGGCTTCGGAGCG TATGGAGGTTACAGTGGTCAGATACCTGGAATGCAAATGACAATGGGACAGCCAATGCCAGGAGCTGTAGCAAATATGCCTCATGGAGCATACTCTGGATATTCTGCGTATTCTGGTACTTATTCTGCCGCTGCTGACCCGATGTGGCCTTACTTTGCTGCTATTGCTGGACAG GATGGTGAAGTGGATGCAGGGGAACTACAGAGATGCTTAACCCAGTCTGGAATCAGTGGAACTTATTCTC CATTCAGTTTGGAAACCTGTAGAATTATGATCGCCCTGATGGAT AGGGATAATACAGGAAAAATGGGATTTAATGAATTCAAAGAACTCTGGGCAGCTCTTTATGCTTGGAAGCAGAATTTCATGATGATTGATCAAGATCGAAGTGGAACTGTGGAACGTCATGAATTGAGTCAAGTCATTGCAGCTATGG GTTACAGATTAAGCCCTCAAACACTGACTGCTATTGTGAAACGTTACAGCAAGAATGGCAGAATCTTTTTTGATGACTATGTGGCTTGCTGTGTGAAATTAAGGGCATTGACAG atTTCTTCAGGAGACGAGACAGCATGCAACAGGGATATGTGAATTTTCTATATGATGAT TTTTTGCATTGCATCATGGCAATCTGA